The proteins below are encoded in one region of Mya arenaria isolate MELC-2E11 chromosome 15, ASM2691426v1:
- the LOC128219056 gene encoding serine protease inhibitor Cvsi-2-like produces MKIALSCVVAIACLALAYGEECRDTGDCGHVSCPENDYVLECHNRQCTCTHTSATCSLPSDCSGNRCDRDWHCVDGACRCGFGFGGQGR; encoded by the exons ATGAAGATTGCTCTTAGTTGCGTTGTGGCGATTGCCTGTCTTG CTTTGGCCTATGGAGAGGAGTGCAGGGACACCGGAGACTGTGGTCACGTGAGCTGCCCGGAGAACGACTACGTGCTCGAGTGCCACAACCGCCAGTGCACGTGCACACATA CCTCGGCCACGTGTTCCCTCCCATCCGACTGCAGCGGAAACCGATGCGACCGTGACTGGCACTGCGTGGACGGCGCGTGCCGCTGTGGTTTCGGATTTGGCGGGCAAGGCCGATAG